A single genomic interval of Candidatus Eisenbacteria bacterium harbors:
- a CDS encoding ATP-dependent 6-phosphofructokinase: MKKTAQPKKRIAVLTGGGDCPGINAVIRAVTKKAIVAYGMEVIGIEDGYEGIIHGWHRKLTYEDVSGILTLGGTILGASKTANPYKYAVKRKGKLEFEDVSRVAIDNLQKLDVAGLVCIGGDGTLGIARDLCEDGVRVVGVPKTIDNDIRGTDVCFGFDSAVWVATEGIDRIHTTAQSHHRIMIVEVMGHKAGWIALHSGVAGGGDIILIPEIPYDVEKIALKIQERHHRRRSFTIVVVAEGARPKGGDVVIQRMVKESADPVRLGGVGFVLGEKLERLTGFETRTTVMGHVQRGGSPTPFDRVLATELGARAVDMIEEKAFGHMVGVKGNALVDVPLGVVTGGPRVVPRNQRLLEAARALGTYFGD; encoded by the coding sequence ATGAAGAAGACGGCACAACCGAAGAAACGAATTGCAGTTCTCACCGGCGGAGGAGATTGCCCCGGCATAAACGCGGTCATCAGGGCGGTGACGAAGAAGGCGATCGTTGCGTACGGCATGGAAGTCATCGGAATCGAAGATGGCTACGAAGGAATCATTCACGGCTGGCATAGGAAGCTTACGTACGAAGACGTTTCCGGAATACTTACACTGGGTGGTACGATACTTGGCGCCTCCAAGACGGCAAACCCATACAAGTACGCTGTGAAGCGAAAAGGCAAGCTGGAGTTCGAGGACGTCTCGCGCGTCGCGATCGACAACCTGCAGAAGCTCGACGTAGCGGGCCTTGTGTGCATAGGCGGAGATGGAACGCTGGGCATTGCACGCGACCTGTGCGAAGACGGCGTCCGCGTCGTCGGAGTGCCGAAGACGATCGACAACGACATCAGGGGGACCGACGTCTGCTTCGGTTTTGACTCCGCGGTGTGGGTCGCCACGGAAGGTATTGACAGGATTCACACGACTGCCCAATCGCATCATCGCATAATGATTGTGGAGGTGATGGGGCACAAGGCCGGATGGATTGCCCTTCATTCCGGAGTCGCCGGTGGAGGAGACATCATCCTCATCCCGGAGATTCCGTATGACGTTGAAAAGATCGCTTTGAAGATACAGGAACGGCATCACAGACGCAGGAGCTTCACCATCGTGGTCGTGGCCGAGGGGGCAAGGCCAAAGGGAGGAGACGTCGTAATACAGAGGATGGTCAAGGAAAGCGCCGATCCTGTCCGCCTGGGCGGCGTAGGCTTTGTTCTTGGAGAAAAATTGGAGCGACTCACAGGTTTCGAAACACGAACCACCGTAATGGGACACGTTCAGAGGGGGGGGAGCCCGACGCCGTTTGACAGGGTACTGGCCACCGAGCTGGGTGCAAGGGCGGTGGACATGATAGAGGAAAAAGCCTTCGGCCACATGGTGGGGGTGAAAGGAAATGCGCTCGTCGACGTCCCTTTGGGCGTTGTGACGGGAGGGCCAAGGGTGGTGCCGCGCAACCAGAGATTGTTAGAGGCGGCGCGCGCCCTGGGGACATATTTCGGCGACTGA